One window from the genome of Plasmodium berghei ANKA genome assembly, chromosome: 3 encodes:
- a CDS encoding secreted protein with altered thrombospondin repeat domain, putative — protein sequence MTNRRIVLFFFFFFFLMQKKSSQYNRDHSKINYIDTDEYENKNQRKRGSYIKPDVGADTCVIFSAEEGDPHNCWCPRGYIMCSEEDVTDLQTKLEKIKDKNTKNKLTPSWVKILCDNSMEYGFKNMSVVIDYELAVICKDMPNKENPGFEIIGASGYIPNETVIKETKADPTYVPRKCTVNNFYLCKKVENDNVNCQYSPWSDWTPCIDNKQKRMKKIVRSNQNNTNFCLWNNKKVPRSIIEETRSCE from the exons ATGACAAACCGTCGAATAgtgttgtttttttttttcttcttttttttaatgcaaaaaaaaagtagtCAATATAATAGAGATCATtcgaaaataaattatattgataCCGAcgaatatgaaaataaaaatcaaagAAAAAGAGGCTCATATATTAAACCTGATGTTGGTGCAGACACATGTGTAATTTTTTCTGCTGAAGAAGGAGATCCACACAa ctGCTGGTGTCCAAGAGGATATATTATGTGCAGTGAAGAAGATGTTACTGATTTGCAAACAAAACtcgaaaaaattaaagataaaaatacaaagaACAAATTAACCCCATCATGGgtcaaaatattatgtgACAATTCTATGGAATAtggttttaaaaatatgtcaGTAGTTATAGATTATGAGCTAGCTGTTATATGCAAAGACATGCCTAACAAAGAAAACCCTGGCTTTGAAATAATAGGAGCATCCGGTTATATTCCCAACGAAACTGTTATTAAAGAAACAAAAGCAGATCCAACATATGTTCCTCGTAAATGCActgttaataatttttatttatgtaaaaaagTGGAAAACGATAATGTCAATTGTCAATATAGTCCTTGGTCGGATTGGACACCATGTATagataataaacaaaaaagaatgaaaaaaattgtgcgttcaaatcaaaataataccAACTTTTGTTTATGGAATAACAAAAAAGTTCCAAGAAGTATAATAGAGGAAACTCGATCGTGTGAATAA